The Pieris napi chromosome 11, ilPieNapi1.2, whole genome shotgun sequence DNA segment AAAAAACCCGTATAGTATTAAGAAAAtagttacatttataaaaactaattttgttACCACTActacgtaataataatatgtaatatcaaaatatatcgCATACAGAAATTAAGAAGTTAAAATTGCCACAAATAATGCCTTGTGTACGTGCGAAGTGTAGCGTACAGTCCTTTCCTTTTTATTCAATATCAAGTTGAGTCACTGCGCAGTTTCAGAAAAACCACTATGATGAAAGTAAAGTCTTTGACAACTTTAGATATTATTCTGAACGCTATGATTTACGCACAACATGGATTCATTGCTTGATAAAAAAGGGAACTAAGTGAATGGAAACGAGAGcaggcctagtggcttaagcgtgcgactctcatccctgaggtcgtaggttcgatccccggctgtgcaccaatggatttctTATTtgctcatttaacatttgctcgaacgtgaaggaaaacattgtgaggaaaccggcttgctttagacccaaagtCGATggagtgtgtcaggcacaggaggctgatcacctacttgcctattagattgaaaaatgatcatgaaacagattcagaaatctgaggcccaggcctaaaGAGGagagcgccactgattttttaagtACCTGGAAACATTTATGTTTGGATACTATGTCTATGACACACATGCGCCTATTAATCATATCTTGTGCAATATTATGTAAGTTCCTGACAATATGcacaaatgttaatttaatttagtatgtTTCTTATATGTCGATAAtcctttaataattaaacatactgttTGTGTCATGTGAGCCTTATGTGTTTTCCACTCGTAATTGTTTTGCTAGGAATCGAACCTCGATTACATCACGCGATTGCGACAGAGATATACGATATGTGGcgttaaaataatgttttattttcactaATTGTAAcagaaaactattaatatttggtGATATAATTAACATGCTTTGTTTAACTCTTAAAATTTGTAACTAAAGCGTTATTTTAGTGAAAGTAATTTAATGACATGAGGTTATGTAATACAGTTTATAAGTAATATGAAAGAAGAGGATCTTTCTAGATAATTAAAGCATCATGTTTTTCTGCGAATTTTATCACAAATGTAGGTTGTATAGGAAGAGACATCAGATTTTGCAATTTATACGTAAGTTATATGAATCGTGATAGAACGTAGCTGtgtattcttaaaaggtatataaatttataggcTTAGATTTGAGTCTaaatagtatagtatagtatgaaaattgaaaatgaaaaacatgCATGTATTTTTGTCTTCATTTAATTCATTGAATAATTCTTTTCTACTTAACactaaaatcattaaataaaagttcttAAGGGATATTAAAAGACCATTAGAAAGatgtttatttcttgttttaaagataattgtaaaaaaaaatctacgtaTACACAATATTTACGTTCGTGTGTGTTCACACATCTTAAGAACTATTTGTTGAGTACTCGTTCTGACTTTATTTAGAATGCTTTTATTTAGAACCCCTGTTTAGATCTTCTATGTAAGCGAATTGTAGAAAATTGTCAGCATATCAAACACATTATACATAGTAAACAATATATTGCAATATACTGTACAAAAGGATGTCAATCACTACGAAAAAGTTTCTTAATATCGTCTCGGACCTATGTGAAAGCGAAGAAATTTCAACACTGTATCGTCTAACGAAACATTTGCAAGGTCACTTGTGCCGTAAGCCACCAAAGGCATTCCGAtaccataaatattaatacaactgTTGTAAGTACATGAATCTTTATACCTGAAGAGAGCACGTGACgtctataaaattaattatattatactgaAATCAAATAACCTTAACTTTCGCGTTCGTATCATCATAATCacatatagtataagatcccgatatacaacgaccttcaccgagatgcttatttaatgaaacgtattttatatttaatttaatatgtcaatatatataatccatatgggttacCTAGCAAATTTCATTCAAgggtatgtttaattaatattttaaaaatatatttttttataaaatgcatGTAGtcaatttttgtaatttttttcaataaatttttttaatcagggtagtattatatatgtatcagtataactttcttttttactaaagatgtatatatactttagtgtgacataaaaaatatacacataaataattaattgattaaaaacaacctaacgtttgcatattctatgggcttcatactttcgattggtatagaatttatctaataatcataccggtgaaatgtttaaaattttttttttttaatattaattaaaatactctggactgaaatttgctaggcaacccatgtggattatatttatagacatattaaataaaatataaaatacgtttcataaaataagcatctcggtgaaggtcgttgtatatcgggatcttagaccaataCTATAATTGTActgatattacaaatttataagatcaaactttttcttttaaaataatatttgtcgaCGTTTCACTTTTCGGCTTTAAACCCTGCATGGACTAAGGTTGAATTTCAATTGGAAAATTCACATCAAGGGACCCGTTATGGTGCGATAACTTtgcagttattaaaaaaaaagcagttcgtaaatttttatgttaaatttcagATTTCGcggaattatattataattcatCTCTGTTTTTATAgtcgtttaaaataatgtcCACGCCCTTTTGGGCTACGACTAAAGTCGGTGCCATTGTATTACCGGCTGGTAGTGTGGGCATTATGCTTGCATCAATCACTCTCAAATTTTTCATACCATGCACAAGCAATTTGTGATCGACAACACAACTTTTATCTTCCTTTGGACCCATCTTGGCACTTCCTACGGGATGATAAATTGTTGTTGCCATATGTCTTATATAACATTTCCAATAGTCTTCCGAATCAAATACGTATTTCGAACAGTCTGGTATATTCAACGGTAAAATTTCCATTtctagatttttaaaaacagtagTTTTCTCTAATTTGTGAACAAAATCTATAGCCTTAACCATGCTTAGCATATCATCTGGATGTTGAAGATAATTCGTCTTAATTATTGGTTCTCTTGGCTCTGTCTTAGATAGCAATATCTGGCCTTGTGATTTAGGATGTAATAATGTAGGATATATACCGATTAAATCATGCTCATTATTTAATTCTCTGATTGCGTGTATGATTTCACTTTTATAACCGATACCTTCAAGATACGGTTTAAGTGTAAAATCATCTCTCTTCGTAAAATAAGTGTGATGAAATTGAATATCTGGACAGTCAGATAAATTTAGTGTATTAATAAATCCTGTGAAATCTGTTATTCCGATAGTTGAGAAAGGACCGGATCTTGTTAACATATACTGAAGTAACAACAAATTTATAACATCCTTTGACAGTTCTGTATTAaggtttgtttttaaaaataaagggaACAAGATATGATCTTGAAGATTTTTACCTACATCCaagtttaaaatgttttttattcctAAATTTTCAATATGTTCCTTAGGGCCTACTCCAGATTGCATTAGTATTTGAGGTGTAGCTACCGATCCAGCTGAAACGATAATTTCGTTTTTGCTAGTAATAAtcatttttgtaccatttttATGTTTGAGTTCAATACCTATTGCACTTTTAGTCCTCTTATCGATTATAATTCTATCAACACGTgtgtttttcataatatttaaattttcggaTTTATTAAGAAACACCTTTGCTGTGTTCAATCGTTTACCGTTTTTTATCACCAACTTAGCCTTTCTCGTACCTATTAAAGACTCATCTCCTTCGtatttatatgatttaaaacCTAATTCTGCCCAGGCGTTTTCAATTACATTATACCAAGGATTTTCGTAATCTTTAAATTGGTTTGAGAAATCAAAGAGGTTCTCTTGTGCTTTGAAGTATTTTACCAAATCTTTATAACCCCAGCCAGGATTTCCTGTTGCTTCCCAGGCTTCATAGTCTTCTGGATGACCTCTTACATATATCATGGCGTTAATTGAACTTGACCCTCCCATACCCTTCCCTTTACTCCATATACAACTTTCGTTAACAAAACCCAAACAACTATTATTACTAGATAACGTTTTGTAGTACCAATCATTATCTGAATTCTGattgagaaataaaaaagcGGGTATCTGAAAAGGATATGTTATTGCATAAGAAAGTAACTTTTAACACTTAGTAAGTTTTTTTGAAACcctaactttttaattaggattattttaagtaaatagtcTGTAGTTTAATGATTCTAGAAATAGCaggaattataaatattcttttaactatttttgaaaaatacataaatgcttaaatattaataatgtgatGTTTAAATACCTCGCTATCCATTCCAGGATCGTCGCCAGCTTCTACTAATAATATTGAACCTATATTGGCTTTTGACAATTGACCAGCCACTAAAGAACCAGCAGACCCAGCTCCAATCACGATAAAATCGTAGGTTACAtctgaaaatgtatatatatgttggTTAATGGAAATTAAGTAAAGTGGAAtatgaaaaacaaactaattTACAAGAATCGACTGCCTTTCAAATGAATCTCTGTTTTGAACGTTTGACTTTAGAAAATAATCTTTCTTAAATCAATCACTCTGTACGTGAATATCAAAATCCaagtataacaaaaaaagtaTGTTATTACGTTCGAGATCTTACcttttttgttcaaaatttcTTGGGCATGGTCTGCTGGCCAGCGAAAGTCGTCAAAAATTGAACAGTGTGTAGCTAATAATGTTGTTATGGCACTGAGAAAAAGATCACCACTTGTACCAACAAAAGCCGAGGGgcatgtatttaaaatatttgcttccattattttattgtacgaAGAATATTCAGACGGCCAACTTAATGCATTTAAATGTGACTTATGATTTGAATGAATGACAACTATTtacgatatatttattacccTTGTAATTAAATAGCTTGATAGTGTTTTACATCATTGAGCATGGTATTATTgatataatgtaatttaatgcACCTGAAAGGGTTATgaagttatttattacagaatgTTCAACgtttattaactttatatttttacattacttatttgttcatatttatgttcccaacaaatttaaacatcatacaaaatgtaGCAAAAACTCCGCAAGGGACGGCTTTAGGGCTGATGTTTGATGTTGAAAGTTactaaaataagaattattaataattatcaaaataatgtttttcctGGCTTCTACTCGTATTAAAAATACCACGATGATAGAAGTTGTATTCAGTTCACAAtaggtgtttttttattataaatcgaACCGATCACAGTTTAATAGTGATTTACTTTATTCAAATTGTCGATgcataaaataacaaagtggccattataataaaaaaactgattTAACAAGTTTTTAaggtttattgtttatgttaaaatttgCAGTTACAAATGGACTCTATAATTCATTCCATCAAAATAAAGCCACAATTTACAATGATTTTTCATATGGTTACCATGATTAAAATGGTACGATGTCTTGATTATTATCTTATTACAAGGTTGAGAAATGTATTCCAATGGGTTATTGGATATTGGACTATCTCCTACTGCATTTATTTCATTGCTGTAACTCGGCTCCAAATCCAAATGATTAGGCCAAAGGTAATTTGGTGTATATTGACTGAACCAATTATACGGATACATATATTGAGGATTCATAGGTTCGTAATCCTGGAGCGACGAATAGGGtgtatatgtttttttctttgatatagcGATCTGGCTATCATAACTCCTTTCTGTTGTAGTTGAAGCTTCCGGCTTGTCTGAGGGGAGAGATAATGGATCTTTGTCggataaataatcaaaaaggtTTGCTGTCTCGTTAAATAAATCATGTGCAACACTGTTATTTCTTTCTGTTTGAGTTTCTACATCGGctcttttataatttcttacaGAACAGTGTACGCCTGTTTTGTCTTCTGCCCAGTCTTCTTTTATCATATCCGATGCCTTCTCTGCTATCATGATAATTGGGGCATTAGTGTTTCCACTTACTATGTTGGGCATTATACTTCCGTCAACCACTCTAAGACTTTGGATACCGTATACCTGAAGTGTagatagataaaaattaataccatCGTCACTCAGGTAAATCTAATGTTCTATGGCGAAGCATATAAATAGAGAATGACAGggtatatatacttattaaacgaatacaaatatgaataataattgataaataaaatgattattaataataaaatattaaaattcaccATAACTGTACCTTGAGAAAGAGAGATACGGTATATGTAGGTTGAGTGGACACTTagcaacattaaatataatatatacttactCGTAATCTCGGATCAACCACCGCTTCTAAGTTATGCATAGGTCCCATCGCGCAGGTACCGACTGGGTGATAGATGGTAAGGCTATGATGTCTGGCTTGACACTCCAGGTGTTCATCCGACATCAATTCGTAGTCCTTACATCCCGGATTTCGGTTTGGATTAGGTCTAGCATTCAGTTCTTGTAACGCTGGTTGTTCTACTAACTCTTGAACAAATCTTGCACCCTCAATCTAAAGTGATAGAACGTTAATTAGGTTGATGTTTCAAAAACTTTTACAACAAGTCATAGGCTAAGTACTTACCACTCTGAGAATATCTTCTGGTTCAGAGTAATAATTAGGATAAATGCGCGGTGGGGAAAATGGATTGGAGtctcttaattttataaatcctCGACTTTTAGGCCTTAGCAAAAGAGGTACTATGGAAAAAGATGATTGGTATAATATATCTTCATACAATTCAGCATAAACTTCGTCAGTTATACCATTTGCGCGCTTACCAAATAAGCCACCATCCATATTATCAGCAGTAGgtgcaataaataattgaatatctGGATAATCTTCTAATGGATcttgatattttgtatttataaacgcCATAGCCTCTGCTTCCATCATACTATATAATGatccaactttttgaaaaacaaaatccGTTAAACTACTAATAGAGAATACTGTATTGATGTTAAAACAATAATCCGATCCGTTTGTAAGAGGGTTGTCGAATAGGTAGGAATGTCCACCAATAGCTACATGATCTTGTAAGTTTTTTCCTACACCGGGTAAATGTACTATCGGAAAAATGCCAACCTCTTTCAACTCTTTAACGTCACCAATTCCTGATAGCATTAATAGTTGCGGAGATTGGATTGCGCCAGCCGAAAGTATCACCTCTTTAGAAGTCTTAATTATTCGAGTCTTGCCgtgttttgtaaattttacacCATAAGCGTTTTTGTTTTCGTCTATGAGTACCTTTTCAACTAATGAATGCACACTTATGTGAAGATTTTGCCGCTTCGATGCTGGTCTTAGATATGCTTTAGCTGTACTGCAGCGAAGTCCATCTCTCACTGTTGCATGTGATCTTGTGAAACCCGTTTGATATTTCCCGTTAACATCCAATACACCATAACCTAGCTGTTGACCAgcttctaatattttttttgtaattggcTGTTCAAATCTGAAATGCTCTATTGTCAGAGGTCCTCCAACGGAATGATATGGGTCATTTTGATATTCGGGTATTCTCATGTCTTCAgcctttaaaaagtattttaatatttcagcaTAAGACCAGCCCGTGTTGCCCATTTTAGCCCAATTATCATAATCGCGTTTATTTCCTCTTATATACAGCATAGCATTTATAGCACTTGAACCTCCTAACACTTTACCTCTTGGCCATTTACATTGATTACCAATCATGCTTAAGCAATAATCACTACTTGGTTCGGTAACAAATTTCCAGTCAATAGACGAGGTTTGTAGAACAGGAAAGAGCACTGGCACTTCGGAAAGTACATTCTCATCCTGACCAgcttctaataataaaatattccagTCCGGGTTTTCTGACAGACGATTGGCGAGGACCGAACCTGCAGAGCCCCCaccaacaataataaaatcgtAACAGTCGTAGAGTTGATCAAAAGGATAGTCCCGTACTCTGTGTTCAGCATCTTCAAGCTCCGGCCGATAAAGATGAATGGCCATACGAAGTATTATTAAAGATCCCAGACCAGGAAGGAGCCCAAACATTATTCTTGTATTTGTCACCAGCGGCCTTATTGAACTAATCCCTGAGCTCTCCATTTTACGCGATACTTTACGGCTTAAAACATTTCAACGAATGATTTTAGTATGAATGAAAGCTGAATTAGCGTGATTGATTaagcaatttaaattttattgtgaaTGACATGAAACACAGACTAATTTACGCGATAAtttctacttttattatatgttttcgtctttatttaaaatagccTTTCAAAACCCAGTGACATGAAttcgtaataaaataagtttgattctacgtttattattaaaattttaaagatcaacaaaaaaacatcaatgttttattaacGGAATAATGacattatttcaatttcaatgaaattaatattaatccaTTGAATAATTACTCTGTGcaatttcaaagtatttcGGATCAGCAATATGATTCTTCGGATACATTATACCTGTATATtacgacaatataataaatagttatgcTTTTTCAATGGCTCTGtctgttaataaaatatgtcaaggattaatgaataaataataaaatcaataaatataagagtgttattttaaatcagaCTTAAATTAaggtaacaaataaataataatatttacattcaaATTCCTATTAATCtttgtacttttttatttcatcacaAGTAATACCTAGAACGTCGACGCTTCAACCAAAATTCTTTTATCATATCGCTTCCTTTTTCACCAATCATAATAATTGGAGCATTTGTATTTCCGCTTACTACATTAGGCATTATGCTACCATCTATAActcgtaaattttttattccaTACACTTTTAACTCTGGATCAACAACTGCTTCAGGGTCCCAATATGGCCCCATTTTTGCCGTGCCTACCGGATGATATATGGTACATGTATATTGTCGTATCATACACTCCCAATATGCATCCGTATACCGTTGTATGCTCACGCACGCTGGGAAAGGATAGGGATTCAACATTGAATCGTATCTCCGGAAAGCTTCAGTTTTTGAGACAGCGACTGCAATCTTTACACCCTCGATTAAAGTTTTGACATCCAGTTCGTCTGTTAAGTAGTTAGGATATATGTAAGGATAGTCGTATGGATTGGCACTGCGCAATTGAATAAATCCCTTACTTCTAGGGCGTAGTAACATCGGTATTATGCTCCACACATCCATGTTATTTATTGGACCATACACAGCGTTGTAAAATTGTTCAGTCAAACCGTGAATTTTCCTTATCTGTCCACCTCCGTCAGAATTTGTGGATCCAGATATAAAGTGAAATTCTATGTCAGGAAATTCATCGGAGGCATTAACGTACTTTGTATTGACAAAGGCTAATCCCTCAACTCCGCCCATGATAGTTAGGGGTCCCTCTCCTAAAACAGCGTATTGCATAAGCGTACTAACAGTGTGTAACCTATGCTCAACAATTGACAATGGTTTCTTAATTGTGAATGCTAGACCCCCAAGTCCAATATGATCTTGTAAATTCCGCCCAACTTTTAGGTTTTGTATTAACGGTATTTTATGTTTCGCCAGTTCTTCAGCGGGACCTATGCCTGAGAGGAGAAGTAATTGAGCAGAATTAATAGTACCACCTGATagtataacttcttttctTGCCCTTATGCGGTGAATCATTTTGTTCCGGACAAATTCTACGCCAAAGGCGGTTTTAGATCTTGGATCGATTAAAACCTTTGTTACGAAGGAGTTCTTTGCAATGTGTAAGTTCAAGCGATCCTTGGCTGGTCGCAGGAATGCTTTAGAAGTGGAACAGCGACTCCCTCGTCGCAGTGTCCCTTGCGCAACCATAAAGCCTGTTTGGTTTTCGCCGTTAATATCTCGATTTAAATAACCCATTTCCAAGCCAGCTTCAATGAAACTTGAAACAAGTGGAGTGTGGTATGGTGCTTCAGATACTGTAAGGTATCCGCCAGTGCTGTGATATGGCGTTTGGGCTAGCGATGGGTTCTGATTGTCTTCTGATTTCTTGAAGTAGTAGAGTACATCTTTGTATCCCCAACCCTTATTCCCCAAAGACTCCCATGTATcgtaatcttttttatttcctcGTAAATACAACATGTAGTTCAATACAGAGCTGCCGCCTAGTACTTTACCCCGTGGCCAGTTGCATCGACCACCTTCCATAgctgaaattaaataagtcaCTTAAAAATCTTAGAACACGCTGTATTTTAGTTCAACAAACTCATAAGTATTGCAATTGTGCCGAGCTTATGTTTCTCAGAATGCCTCTTCAACAAGTATATTTGAAACATACCTAAACAAGTGGTGCCCTGCGGTTCTGTCTTGTACTTCCAGTCAAGTTTACTCAATTGCAGATACCCAGCCAGTAAAGGCACATCTGATATCTCTGTCTCATCTCCTCCTGCTTCTAGTAATAACACTCTCCAGTTATGTATCTCGGAGAGTCGACTGGCTACCACTGATcc contains these protein-coding regions:
- the LOC125053518 gene encoding glucose dehydrogenase [FAD, quinone]-like gives rise to the protein MEANILNTCPSAFVGTSGDLFLSAITTLLATHCSIFDDFRWPADHAQEILNKKDVTYDFIVIGAGSAGSLVAGQLSKANIGSILLVEAGDDPGMDSEIPAFLFLNQNSDNDWYYKTLSSNNSCLGFVNESCIWSKGKGMGGSSSINAMIYVRGHPEDYEAWEATGNPGWGYKDLVKYFKAQENLFDFSNQFKDYENPWYNVIENAWAELGFKSYKYEGDESLIGTRKAKLVIKNGKRLNTAKVFLNKSENLNIMKNTRVDRIIIDKRTKSAIGIELKHKNGTKMIITSKNEIIVSAGSVATPQILMQSGVGPKEHIENLGIKNILNLDVGKNLQDHILFPLFLKTNLNTELSKDVINLLLLQYMLTRSGPFSTIGITDFTGFINTLNLSDCPDIQFHHTYFTKRDDFTLKPYLEGIGYKSEIIHAIRELNNEHDLIGIYPTLLHPKSQGQILLSKTEPREPIIKTNYLQHPDDMLSMVKAIDFVHKLEKTTVFKNLEMEILPLNIPDCSKYVFDSEDYWKCYIRHMATTIYHPVGSAKMGPKEDKSCVVDHKLLVHGMKNLRVIDASIMPTLPAGNTMAPTLVVAQKGVDIILNDYKNRDEL
- the LOC125053509 gene encoding glucose dehydrogenase [FAD, quinone]-like; the encoded protein is MESSGISSIRPLVTNTRIMFGLLPGLGSLIILRMAIHLYRPELEDAEHRVRDYPFDQLYDCYDFIIVGGGSAGSVLANRLSENPDWNILLLEAGQDENVLSEVPVLFPVLQTSSIDWKFVTEPSSDYCLSMIGNQCKWPRGKVLGGSSAINAMLYIRGNKRDYDNWAKMGNTGWSYAEILKYFLKAEDMRIPEYQNDPYHSVGGPLTIEHFRFEQPITKKILEAGQQLGYGVLDVNGKYQTGFTRSHATVRDGLRCSTAKAYLRPASKRQNLHISVHSLVEKVLIDENKNAYGVKFTKHGKTRIIKTSKEVILSAGAIQSPQLLMLSGIGDVKELKEVGIFPIVHLPGVGKNLQDHVAIGGHSYLFDNPLTNGSDYCFNINTVFSISSLTDFVFQKVGSLYSMMEAEAMAFINTKYQDPLEDYPDIQLFIAPTADNMDGGLFGKRANGITDEVYAELYEDILYQSSFSIVPLLLRPKSRGFIKLRDSNPFSPPRIYPNYYSEPEDILRVIEGARFVQELVEQPALQELNARPNPNRNPGCKDYELMSDEHLECQARHHSLTIYHPVGTCAMGPMHNLEAVVDPRLRVYGIQSLRVVDGSIMPNIVSGNTNAPIIMIAEKASDMIKEDWAEDKTGVHCSVRNYKRADVETQTERNNSVAHDLFNETANLFDYLSDKDPLSLPSDKPEASTTTERSYDSQIAISKKKTYTPYSSLQDYEPMNPQYMYPYNWFSQYTPNYLWPNHLDLEPSYSNEINAVGDSPISNNPLEYISQPCNKIIIKTSYHFNHGNHMKNHCKLWLYFDGMNYRVHL
- the LOC125053514 gene encoding glucose dehydrogenase [FAD, quinone]-like isoform X2 encodes the protein MLVAAIAYYQYDQTDPEGRPADVDEATLLPYYDFIVVGAGSAGSVVASRLSEIHNWRVLLLEAGGDETEISDVPLLAGYLQLSKLDWKYKTEPQGTTCLAMEGGRCNWPRGKVLGGSSVLNYMLYLRGNKKDYDTWESLGNKGWGYKDVLYYFKKSEDNQNPSLAQTPYHSTGGYLTVSEAPYHTPLVSSFIEAGLEMGYLNRDINGENQTGFMVAQGTLRRGSRCSTSKAFLRPAKDRLNLHIAKNSFVTKVLIDPRSKTAFGVEFVRNKMIHRIRARKEVILSGGTINSAQLLLLSGIGPAEELAKHKIPLIQNLKVGRNLQDHIGLGGLAFTIKKPLSIVEHRLHTVSTLMQYAVLGEGPLTIMGGVEGLAFVNTKYVNASDEFPDIEFHFISGSTNSDGGGQIRKIHGLTEQFYNAVYGPINNMDVWSIIPMLLRPRSKGFIQLRSANPYDYPYIYPNYLTDELDVKTLIEGVKIAVAVSKTEAFRRYDSMLNPYPFPACVSIQRYTDAYWECMIRQYTCTIYHPVGTAKMGPYWDPEAVVDPELKVYGIKNLRVIDGSIMPNVVSGNTNAPIIMIGEKGSDMIKEFWLKRRRSRYYL
- the LOC125053514 gene encoding glucose dehydrogenase [FAD, quinone]-like isoform X1, which produces MSSIVNVAADVISGTAIAAAGTQVAWFIPMLVAAIAYYQYDQTDPEGRPADVDEATLLPYYDFIVVGAGSAGSVVASRLSEIHNWRVLLLEAGGDETEISDVPLLAGYLQLSKLDWKYKTEPQGTTCLAMEGGRCNWPRGKVLGGSSVLNYMLYLRGNKKDYDTWESLGNKGWGYKDVLYYFKKSEDNQNPSLAQTPYHSTGGYLTVSEAPYHTPLVSSFIEAGLEMGYLNRDINGENQTGFMVAQGTLRRGSRCSTSKAFLRPAKDRLNLHIAKNSFVTKVLIDPRSKTAFGVEFVRNKMIHRIRARKEVILSGGTINSAQLLLLSGIGPAEELAKHKIPLIQNLKVGRNLQDHIGLGGLAFTIKKPLSIVEHRLHTVSTLMQYAVLGEGPLTIMGGVEGLAFVNTKYVNASDEFPDIEFHFISGSTNSDGGGQIRKIHGLTEQFYNAVYGPINNMDVWSIIPMLLRPRSKGFIQLRSANPYDYPYIYPNYLTDELDVKTLIEGVKIAVAVSKTEAFRRYDSMLNPYPFPACVSIQRYTDAYWECMIRQYTCTIYHPVGTAKMGPYWDPEAVVDPELKVYGIKNLRVIDGSIMPNVVSGNTNAPIIMIGEKGSDMIKEFWLKRRRSRYYL